In the Anastrepha obliqua isolate idAnaObli1 chromosome 1, idAnaObli1_1.0, whole genome shotgun sequence genome, one interval contains:
- the LOC129236077 gene encoding CLK4-associating serine/arginine rich protein codes for MWHEARKQERRIRGMIVDYRKRAERRQDFYEKIQADPTQFIQVHGRRCKIHLDPATAAAGDGAAIIVPWQGQQDNLIDRFDVRAHLDYIPPVPKANEAESSEPSVEERQCNYERYRILAQNDFLNVTEEKFLHQLYLEEQFGASAQLEASERSSSKKKQAKSGATIGYIYEEGQTSTAVGSHAFHPSSQEKTSGKSEKGSDSESDSDMDMDVSIDISKLDTSQAHELNACGRNYGMVSNDFYSYLTKDADEAEALRIAREEEQEKMLLSGRKSRRERRAQKERRIACRPFSPPSYAAKEDVGKKDKDDESDSRSPSPDPNAGKITYITSFGGEDELQPHSKISISIGRTPQTLGESCAGVSAATGASNPQATYAQKVKENLEKLKQLNEGSKRSTAVGKTHRSSRSRSRSRKRSHSRSRSRRRSKRRSRERRRRVYSRSRSRSRTRSRVRSQSRSRRHRHRRSRSIAYERSRRKRRSSTTSNSRSRSRTRSRGGHGAPHKRRYRSSSSSSHCSRRSRYRSASSGSRHSERKRKRNSKQRKSPLECAHPRTRTRSTSLTKSRIMPISDSSITTSQNLAKTKVPIPTPVTVAVTLSSAATPMVSYPLSTRINAICTAVAAAAKAPPPPPPPVSATASVQDTSETGSVFTMNLLPQVVEPPPPPLKRYYGRKRGDDSSDSDSDSASDTNADDKDTAKQHTTISGDGNDSEERMDVDTTSERSNPLPSSSTPTTGKQTGKYSTTAPAKTNPSFSNATETKVSSLSTPQGSSRLNLRERLKRKMQNLLNKQYKADKRAEIEKWQRERQLQQEREDEMREMALKLRRRQRELRHRYGTPSSGKDSDSDTSEALKSAQQLTKRRSKSVSSDSASVPATEKQQSQSHQQITSRGSDEHSQEQHHSTVAHYHHRPVQRSSSREHAHRSRSRSQSYYQSQRSAAPKRRSRSRSRNRRSASRRRRRSVSRSRWQRDTSRERASRHQRTQRYDERERERDRDRDRDRGRRSRSRNDPRSRESGRERERNRDRERERERDRDRERDKERNRDSEREREKDRDKERHQREAASYRQETTTGSGSNANNSNRNRIVISAPPKLKKLVDY; via the exons ATGTGGCACGAAGCACGCAAACAAGAACGCCGCATACGCGGCATGATTGTGGATTACCGTAAACGTGCGGAGCGCAGACAGGACTTTTACGAGAAAATT CAAGCGGACCCAACACAGTTCATACAAGTTCATGGCCGGCGTTGTAAAATTCATCTTGATCCAGCCACCGCTGCTGCCGGCGACGGAGCCGCCATCAT TGTACCTTGGCAAGGTCAACAAGACAATCTTATCGATCGCTTTGATGTTCGCGCACATCTGGACTATATTCCACCAGTACCAAAAGCAAATGAAGCAGAAAGTTCTGAACCATCTGTAGAAGAACGACAGTGCAATTATGAACGGTATCGCATTTTGGCACAAAATGATTTCCTAAACGTAACGGAAGAAAAATTTCTCCATCAACTTTACCTAGAGGAGCAATTTGGAGCAAGTGCCCAACTAGAGGCTAGTGAACGTAGTTCAAGTAAAAAGAAACAAGCAAAGAGTGGTGCTACCATCggatacatatatgaagaaggTCAGACATCAACGGCAGTAGGCAGTCACGCGTTTCATCCTTCCTCTCAAGAAAAAACATCCGGTAAATCAGAAAAAGGTTCCGACTCGGAGTCTGATTCTGACATGGATATGGATGTTTCAATAGACATTTCCAAATTGGATACGTCACAAGCACACGAGTTAAATGCATGCGGTCGTAATTATGGCATGGTAAGCAATGACTTTTATTCCTACCTAACAAAGGATGCAGATGAAGCTGAAGCACTACGCATTGCACGCGaggaagaacaagaaaaaatgcTATTAAGCGGCCGCAAGTCTCGTCGTGAGCGTAGGGCACAAAAAGAGCGACGTATCGCTTGCCGTCCTTTTAGTCCCCCCAGTTATGCAGCAAAGGAAGATGTCGGCAAAAAAGACAAAGATGATGAGAGTGATTCACGTTCACCATCGCCTGATCCTAATGCGGGAAAAATTACATACATCACCTCATTTGGAGGAGAAGACGAACTACAACCACATTCGAAAATTTCTATTAGCATTGGTCGAACACCGCAAACCTTAGGGGAATCATGCGCTGGTGTATCAGCAGCAACTGGTGCTTCAAATCCTCAAGCGACATACGCACAAAAGGTAAAGGAGAATTTGGAGAAACTGAAGCAGTTGAATGAAGGTTCAAAACGTTCAACGGCGGTAGGAAAGACTCATCGCTCCAGTCGATCACGCAGCCGTTCGCGAAAACGGTCACACAGCAGAAGTCGCAGTCGGCGAAGGAGTAAAAGACGCAGTCGTGAACGACGACGTCGAGTCTACTCGCGTTCAAGATCACGTTCACGCACTCGGTCCCGTGTTCGTAGTCAAAGTCGTAGCAGGCGACATCGTCATAGAAGGTCACGTTCTATAGCCTATGAGCGCTCCAGGCGCAAAAGACGCTCGAGTACTACATCAAATTCACGTTCCCGATCACGAACACGGTCACGTGGTGGACACGGTGCACCACATAAACGGCGCTATAGATCGAGTAGCAGTTCTTCACACTGTTCCAGGCGAAGCAGGTATCGATCTGCATCTAGCGGTAGCCGACATTCGGAGCGAAAACGTAAACGAAACTCCAAACAGCGAAAGTCACCATTGGAGTGTGCACATCCACGTACTCGCACACGGTCTACATCCCTTACGAAATCGCGTATTATGCCAATAAGTGATAGTAGTATTACCACATCACAGAATTTGGCTAAAACTAAAGTACCTATTCCGACCCCAGTCACAGTCGCAGTGACGCTGAGTTCCGCTGCCACGCCCATGGTCAGTTATCCATTATCAACGCGCATAAATGCGATATGCACTgcagttgctgctgctgctaaagCTCCACCGCCTCCTCCACCACCAGTATCGGCCACGGCTAGCGTACAAGACACAAGCGAAACTGGTAGCGTATTCACAATGAATTTATTACCTCAAGTGGTGGAACCACCGCCACCACCGCTTAAACGTTACTATGGACGCAAACGTGGCGATGATTCATCGGACTCCGATAGTGATTCTGCATCAGATACGAATGCGGACGATAAAGACACCGCGAAACAGCATACCACCATCAGCGGCGACGGAAATGACAGCGAGGAACGCATGGATGTGGATACTAC CTCTGAACGTTCCAACCCTTTGCCATCATCATCGACGCCAACTACTGGTAAACAAACAGGCAAATATAGCACTACTGCTCCGGCGAAAACCAATCCAAGTTTTTCTAATGCTACCGAAACCAAA GTCTCGTCCTTATCAACGCCACAGGGTAGCAGTCGCTTGAATTTGCGAGAGCGACTAAAACggaaaatgcaaaatttgctGAACAAGCAAT ACAAAGCGGATAAACGTGCTGAAATCGAGAAATGGCAACGTGAACGGCAACTGCAACAGGAGCGCGAGGACGAAATGCGCGAAATGGCACTAAAGCTAAGACGAAG GCAGCGCGAACTGCGGCATCGTTACGGTACGCCATCAAGCGGAAAGGATTCTGATAGTGATACATCGGAAGCATTGAAATCAGCACAACAGCTAACAAAACGGCGCAGCAAATCGGTGAGCAGTGACAGCGCTTCAGTTCCGGCAACGGAAAAGCAACAGTCGCAAAGTCATCAGCAAATCACCAGCCGTGGGAGCGATGAACATTCTCAAGAGCAGCATCATTCAACCGTAGCACATTATCATCATAGACCGGTGCAACGTAGTAGTAGTAGAGAGCATGCGCATCGTTCGCGCAGTCGCAGCCAGTCCTACTATCAATCGCAAAGATCAGCTGCGCCTAAGCGACGCTCACGTTCACGTTCGCGTAATCGTCGCAGCGCATCACGGCGTCGGCGTCGAAGTGTATCACGCTCGCGCTGGCAGCGTGACACTAGTCGCGAACGTGCATCACGTCATCAACGCACTCAGCGCTACGATGAACGTGAGCGAGAGAGGGATAGAGACAGAGATCGGGATCGCGGTAGACGTTCACGTTCGCGAAATGATCCACGTTCACGGGAAAGTGGTCGCGAGCGAGAAAGAAATAGAGATCGGGAACGGGAACGCGAGCGTGATCGTGATCGTGAACGCGACAAAGAGAGAAATCGAGATagtgaaagagaaagagaaaaagaTAGGGACAAGGAACGCCATCAACGTGAAGCTGCTAGCTACAGACAGGAAACAACTACCGGCAGCGGTAGTAATGCAAATAATAGTAATAGAAACCGTATTGTCATATCGGCGCCGCCAAAACTGAAGAAACTCGTTGATTACTAG